The nucleotide sequence GCGGCATCGACGTGGGTGCCAAGGCCGAGGTTCAGGCCCTGATCGACGAACTGGCGGGCGACGGGCTCGGGGTGCTGCTCATCTCCTCCGAACTGGAGGAACTGGTCGAGGGATCGGACCGGGTCGTGGTCCTCAAGGACGGCGGTGTCGTCGGCCATCTGGAAGGCCAGGACGTCACGGAGGAGGCCCTGTTGACGGCGCTGGCCACACCGGGCGAATCCGAAGGCGGGACCGAGACCGAAGCCGAAGGCGGTACGGAAGCCGCGACCGACAGCGGGACCGGAGCCGAAGCCGAAGGCGGTACGGAAGCCGAGACCGAGCCCGAAGCCGCGACCGGAACGCCCGACCCACCCGATCACGGGCCGGCGTCCACCCCCGCCCCTGCCTCCGCCCCCGACGAGGAGCGCCGATGACCTCCACCACCTGGGCGGACCGCCCCTCCCTCGACCGCGCCCGGCTCCTGCGGCTGCTCCAGCAGTACGGCGTCTACGCCGCCCTGGCCATCCTCTTCATCGTGGCCGTCGGGCTCGACAGCTCCTTCCTGTCCCTCTCCAACGTCCGCATCCAGCTCTTCCAGGTGGCCCCCACTCTCCTGGTGGCCCTCGGGATGGCGCTGGTCATCGGCACCGAGGGCATCGACCTCTCCGTCGGTGCCACCATCGCGCTCGCCGCCTCCGTCGTCCCCCTGTACGTGGGGTACGGGCTGCCGATGGTCCTGCTGGTCGCCCTGCTGCTCGGCGCCGCATCCGGGGCCGTGAGCGGTGCGATGGTGGCCATCGCCCGTATCCAGCCGATCGTCGCGACCCTCTCCCTGATGATCGGGGTGCGCGGGCTCGCCGAGATCGTCAACGGCAACTCCGCCAAGTCCGTCATCCAGCCTGGTCTGTTGACGCTCGGCTCGGACAACGTCCTCGGCATTCCCGTGATGGCCTGGATCGCCGCCGGCTGCGCCCTGCTGACCGGGCTCGTGGTCCGCCGTACGACCTTCGGCCGCCAGCTCGTCGCCATCGGCGACAACAGGCAGGCCAGTGGGTTGTCCGGGCTGCCGGTACGCCGAGTCCTGATCAGTGTGTACGTGATCTCCGGTGTGCTGTCGGCCCTCGCGGGCGTGATGATCGTCGGTCACGGCGCCGAGGCCGACCCGGCGAACCAGGGGCTCAACATGGAGCTCAACGCGATCACCGCCGTCGTCGTCGGCGGCACGGCGCTCAGCGGCGGCCGGGTACGTGTGCTCGGCACGGTCGCCGGCGCGCTGTTCATGCAGCTCATCACGGCCGTCCTGACCCAGCACAACGTGCACACCTCCTACACCCAGATCGTCGAGGCGGTCATCATCTGCTTCGCCGTGTACGCCTCCCAGGAGCGAGGTACCCGATGAGCACCACTGCTCTCAGTCCGGCGGCCCCGGCCGCCGCCACCGCCCCCGCGCTGCGCGAGCGGCTGGCGTCCCAGGTGCAGCGGCGCGGCGCGCTCGCCGTGCTCGTACTGGTCGTCGTCATCGCTTCGGCCACCTCCGACACGTTCCCCACCTGGTCCAACATCAGCGGCATCCTCGGCAGCAACGCCTTCATCTGGCTGCTGGCCCTGGGCATGACCTTCGTCATCATCACCGGCGGCATCGATCTGTCCGTCGGTTCGATGTACGCGCTCGGCGGTGTCCTCGGCGCGTACGGCGCCCATACGGGCGGGACATGGCTGGCGATCCTGCTGCCGCTCGCCGTCGGCGCGACCTGGGGTCTGGTGCAGGGGCTGCTGATCGCCCGTGCGGGAATGGCACCCTTCATCGTCACGTTGGCGGGGCTGCTCGGGGCGCGCGGTCTGCTGCAGGCCATCACCGACGAAGGCGCCACCACCAACCTCGTACCGGCGGGGTCGGCGTTCCGCCACCTCGGCCAGGGAGTGTGGACGCCGGTCATCATCGTCGCCGTGCTCTTCGGCCTCGGTGGGCTGCTGCTGACCCGTACCCGGTTCGGCGGCGTACTGACCGCGATGGGCGGCAACGAGAACGCGGCCGAGCTGATGGGGCTGCCCGTCGTACGCACGAAGGTGCTGGTGTATCTGCTGTCCGGCACCCTCGCGGCCGCCGCGGGCGCGCTCGGCAGCGCGCGGCTGGGTTCCGGCGTCACCACCATCGGGATCGGCTACGAACTCACCGCCATCGCCGCGGTCGTCATCGGCGGCACACTGCTCACCGGCGGCAGCGGGTCCGTCGTGGGAACGGTCAGCGGGGTGTTGCTGCTCGCTGTGATCCACAACCTGATCGACCACTACTTCTCCCAGTACGGCTCGGCCTTCACCGACGCGGTCAACGGCGGCTTCCTGGCCGTGGTGGTCCTGCTGCAGACGCTGCTCAGCCGCACCCAGCAACTGGCGTAGCGGACAAGCGGGAGCGCGTACCGAACGAACGGGGCGAGACGAGAGAGTGGGGGTCCTGTGGGCGTCAGCCTGAAGGATGTGGCGTTGCGCGCCGGGGTGTCGGTGAAGACCGTCTCGAACGTGGTGAACAACTTTCCCCATGTGACACCGGCGACCCGCGAGCGCGTCCAGCGTGTGATCGACGAGCTGGGTTACCGGCCGAACTTGACGGCCCGTCATCTGCGCAAGGGGCGTACGGGCATCATCACCCTGGCCGTGCCGGAGCTGGCGAACCCGTACTTCGCCGAGCTGGCGGGCGCCGTCATCGACGCCGCCGCTCGCCATGACCAGACCGTCCTGCTCGACCACACGGCCGGGCGGCGGGACAAGGAGGTGCTGGTCTCGCAGGGCTTCCGGTCCCATGTGATCGACGGGCTGATCCTCAGCCCGATCCGGCTGGAGGCACAGGACCTGCTCGCACGCGTGGCAGGCCCGCCGATGGTGCTGCTGGGCGAGCGGGAGTACGACGCGCCGTACGACCACATCGCCATCGACAACGTTGCCGCCGCCAGGACCGCCGTACGGCATCTGCTCGACCTGGGCCGCCGGCGTATCGCGTTCCTCGGCGCCCAGCAGGAGAGCGCCCGGCAGCCGGCGCATCTGCGGCTGCGGGGCTGGCGCGAGGAGATCGCCGCTTCGGGAGGGACCCCCGAGCAGTCCATGGTGGTGGTCACCGGCGGCTACGACCGGCGTGACGGCGCGGCGGCGATGGCCGCGCTGCTGGACCGCGGGCAGCGTCCTGACGCGGTGTTCGCCTACAACGACCTGGTGGCGCTCGGCGCGCTGCGCGTGCTGGCCGAGCGAGGTGTCCGGGTGCCGGACGACATCGCCGTGGTCGGTTTCGACGACATCGAGGAGGGCCGCTACGGCGCAGTGTCGCTGACGACGGTCGCTCCCGACAAGTCCACGATCGCCCAACTCGCCGTCGACTGCCTGGTGGAGCGCATCGGCGGGGGCGCCGGCAGCCAGTCGGGCGCGGGCGGCGGGCAGGAGCCTCCGTCGCCACGGCGTATCCGGCCGGGCTACGAACTCGTGGTGCGCGAGTCGACGACGGTCCGCAGACGCTGAGACGACGGCGCCCCGCCGCCGCACACCGAACACCCCCACCCCCCTCCCCCGGTCGCACTTCCGTGCCCGCACCCTCCGAAGGACCCCCATGTCCCGTCCCTCCCTGGCCAGTGCTCCCTTCGGTACGGCGCCGTCCGGCGCGGCCGTCGACCGGTGGACGCTGGACTCCGGCGGCGGTGTGCGCGCCGAAGTGCTGACGTACGGCGGGATACTGCACCGGTTGTGGGTGCCGGACAGCTCGGGCGTCGCCGCGTGCGTGGTGCTCAACCTGCCGTCGGTGGGCGACTACGCGGCCCACAGCCCGTACTTCGGCGCGCTGATCGGCCGGTACGCCAACCGCATCGACAGCGGGCGGTTCACGCTCGACGGCCGCGCGCACCAGATCCCCGTCAACGACCGCGGCCATGCCCTGCACGGCGGTACGGACGGCTTCGACCGGCGGATCTGGACGGCACGACCGGGCACCACGGACCGTGGCACACATCTCCCCTCCGTGTCAGTGGAGTTGAGCCTGCACAGCCCCGACGGCGACATGGGCTTTCCCGGTGCGCTGGACGTCACCGTCACGTACACGCTGGACAGTTCGGGCACGCTCGCCGTCGACTACACGGCACGTACCGAACTGCCGACGGTCGTCTCCCTCACCAACCACGCCTACTTCAATCTCGCGGGCGCCGGCATCGGTACCGTCCTCGGCCACACCCTCGCCCTGGACTCCGACCGCTATCTCCCGGTCACCGCGAGCGGTGTTCCGCTGGGACCGGCCGTCGCGACGTCCGGCACTCCTTTCGACTTCGCTGAGCCGCACCCGATCGGTGACGAGATAGCCGCCGACGACGCGCAGTTGCACGACGCCGGCGGCTATGACCACTGCTGGATCCTCACCCCGCCTGCCGTCCCCGGCGAGCTGCGGCGGGCCGCGCGGCTCGCCCATCCGGAGAGCGGACGGCGGCTGGAGGTGTGGACCACCGAGCCCGGTATCCAGGTGTACACCGGCAACGAGCTGGACGGTTCACTCGCCGGTTCGTACGCCGGTGAGACGGCCAAACCGTACGAGCGGCACGGCGCGGTGTGTCTGGAGACCCAGCACTTCCCCGACTCGCCGAACCGGCCCGCGTACCCGACAACGGTGTTGCGCCCCGATGCCAGGTACACGAGCCGTACCGAATTCCGCTTCCCTTCAGCGGCCGGAACGGAGCAACCGGCAGCTCACAGCAGGGGTCAGGAGTAGACCCCGAACTCGTACAGCGAGTCGCCGTACGCGGTGCCGCGCTGGGTGATGTTGATCCGTACGTACCTGCCGCTCCCGGTGACGCCGAAGTCCTCGACGCCGCCGCTGCCCGTGGTGGTGGAGTAGACGGTGGTCCAGTTGTCACCGTCGTTCGAGGTCTGGATCTGGTACGCCTTGCCGTAGGCGCCCTCCCAGCCCAGTTGGATGTGTTTGATCGCCGTCACACCGCCGAGGTCGACCCGCACCCACTGCGGATCGGCCCAGGCACTGGCCCAGCGGGTGGTCCACTTGCCGTCGGTGGCGTTGGACGCGGGGTACGGAGCCCCGTCGCCGTCGGCCTGGAAGGTGGACGCCGTGGTCGGCTTGCCGAGGGCGACGTTGGTACCGCTGACCGGCGGCGCCACCACGTTGAAGGACTTGGTCTCGATGCCGACGTTGCCGTGGCCGTCGTACGCGTAGACGTAGACCTTCCACACGCCCAGTGTCTTGGGCGCCGTCACGGTGAACTTGCCGTCGGCAGTCTCCTTGAAGTCGACCTGACTGAAGCCGGTTCCGTTGTTGACGTACTTGCCGCAGTAGAGCAGCTGGTAGCGGATCAGGTCACCGTTGGGATCGGTGGCCTTGGCGGTGATGTCGAAGGTGCCGCCCGCCGGGACCGTCTTGGTGTTGCTGAGTGACATGTCGCTGATCACCGGCGGTGTGTTGGCACCGGCCGCCGCCGCGCTGCCGCCGTAGTCCTTGGCGACCGAGTAGAAGCTGAGCCGCTTCCAGCCGGCCGGGACGGTGTTGTACCAGACACCACCGAAGTCGTTCTCGGTGCCGTAGTGGAAGACGGTGGCGCCGAGCGCGACCCCGGCGTGCCCGGTTACGCAGCCCCAGTTGGTCAGGTAGGCGTCGCGCTTCTGGATGTCGGTGGGCTCGGTCGGCACCCCGTTGGCGTCGTCCGGCACCTCCCACTCACCGGGCTCGCCGGCCTCGGTGATGATGTACGGCTTGTTGTAACCGCCGCTGTTCCAGTCTCCCTTGACGGTGCAGAGCGAGCCGTAGGAGTTCACGGCCAGCAGGTCCAGGCTGGGGGTGTACGTCTTGTAGTACGGCCAGGCGCCCGTCCAGGCGTCGGTGGACGTGACCGGGTGGTTGGGGTCGATGGCGTGGATGGCCTGCGTGACGCGCTCCACGTACTTGGCGTAGGCGACCCGCTCCTGCTCGACGGTCGAGCCGTCGTACGTGTGGTCCTGGGTGGTGAGGATGACCTCGTTGCCGACGTCCCACATCAGGACGCCGGGATGGTTCTTGTAGGTGGTCACCCACTGTTTGATCTGGTCCAGGGTGCTGTCCATGTACGCCGTGTCCTTGACGTAGTCGGCGCCCTGGTTGAGCCAGAAGCCGTTGACCACCTTGAGACCGTGCGCGGCCGCCGTGTCCAGCAGCGGTTTGGAACCGGCGTCGGTGCCCCACGTACGCAGGGTGTTGACGCCCATGGACTTCAGCTCACGGATGTGGGCTTCGGCCGTGTTGTTGGCCGGGCCCCAGGTGATGCCCTTGACCTGGTACGGCTGGCCGTTGACGGTCAGCGCCCAATTGCCCTGGCTGCCGGTCACCTTGACGGTGGAGCCGCCGGTGGGCACGGCCGGGTCGGTCAGTGGCGCCGGCGCGTTGCCCGTGGTCTTGGAGACGGTGACCTTGTCGATGCTCAGGGCGCCGCCCGAACTGGTCGCCGCGCTGGGCGTGGTGCAGCCGCAGGTGGCGTCCGGGTACGAGCCCCCGATGCCGAGGTTGAACGTCAGCAGGAAGCCGTGATGTATGGCCGCGTCCCAGGTGGAGACGCCGACCTGCGACTCGTTGACCTGCCAGATCTGCCGACCGTCGAGGTACCAGCGGATCTGCTCGTCGGACACCGTGCGGTCGATGATCGTGGAGTAGGTGTGGTAACCGGTCTGGCAGCCGGTGCAGGAGGCGAGTCCGCTGGTCATGCCGTTGTACTCGTTGCAGTTGCCGCCGGGCGCCGTGCCGCAGTGCAGGGTGGCGCCGAGCTGGTTGCGGGCGTTGACGTTCTCCAGGATGTCGATCTCGCCGCTCTTCGGCCAGGACGCGGTGTCACCCCGGTAGGCGGCGCCCATCATCCGGAAGGACGGCCAATAGCCGAGCCCGTTGGCCGGGTTGGGCTGCTTGACGGTGGCCGAGACCTGCAACTGGCCGCCGGCCGGGGCCGCGTACTCGGTGCTCTGCGTCTCGATCCGGCCCGAGGTCCAACTGGTGCCGTTCTTCACGGCGGTGAGGTTGAGATGGCCGTTGCCGTCGAGGGAGACGTTGGCGGGAGAGTTGGTCGCGGTCTCCACCTCGCCGGTGCCCCAGTTGGCGGCGCCGCCCGGGTACGAGGTGCCGGTGACCACCTTCCAGTCGTTGGAGGGGCCGCTGCCCGCCGTCCCGGTGAAGTCGTCGTTCCACACCGTGGACCAGTTCCCCGGCGGGTCGGTGGGCGGATCCGTCGGCGGGTCGGTGGGCGGGTCGGTGGGTCCGTCACCGGTGGTGCGGACCTGGAACTCCCAGAGGGAGTAGCCGTATCCGGTCGCGCGGGCCGTACCGTACAGCCGCACATAGCGCGCCGTGCCGGACACGTTCAGCGTCTCCGTACCACCGGCGCCCGTGGTGGTCGAGTACGCCGTCGTCCAGTTCGACCCGTCCGTCGAAAGCTGGATCTGGTACGCCTTGCCGTACGCCGACTCCCAGGTCAGTACCACCTGGCAGACGGGCTGCGCCGAACCGAGGTCGACCTGGATCCACTGAGGATCGCTGTTCACGCTGGACCAGCGGGTGTTGGCGGCGTCCCCGTCGAAGGCACCCGAAGCGGGCGTACCCGCGCCCTCGATGCTGGAGGCGGTGGCGGTGTGGCCCTTGGCCACGTTGGTGGTCCCGCACGTGCCGCCGGAGCCGCCCGAGCCGCCGAACACCTGGAACTCCCAGAGGGAGTAGCCGTATCCGGTCGCGCGGGCCGTACCGTACAGCCGCACGTAACGCGCCGTGCCGGACACGTTCAGCGTCTCCGTACCACCGGCGCCCGTGGTGGTCGAATACGCCGTCGTCCAGTTCGACCCGTCCGTCGAAAGCTGGATCTGGTACGCCTTGCCGTACGCCGACTCCCACTTCAGCACGACCTGGCTGACGGCCTGGGCGGAACCGAGGTCGACCTGGATCCACTGGGGGTCGCTGTTCGCGCTGGACCAGCGGGTGTTGGCGTCGCCGTCGAAGGCGTTGGCGGCCGGCGTACCGCCGTTCTCGACGCTGGACGCGGTTGCGGTCTTGCCCTGGGACAGCGGAACCGCCGCCGCCTGCGCGCTGGTCGCGGGCAGCAGCATCAGCAGCGCGCCGATCAGCGCGGCGGCGCAGAGTGCGGCGACGGCCTTGAAACGGACGAGCGAGGGTCTGTGCCGGGCGGGGGTGCCACGGGATGCAACGAGCATGTCGGTCCTCCTGGGAGGGGGATTCCGTCACAGCGAGGACGGAAGTGGGAGAGCGCTCTCCGACGCTCAAGATGCTCACCCTCGGCTCACTGCACGTCAAGACTCGTGCCGCAACTTGCTTCCGGGAGGTTACGAGGATCTTCCGGTCCGTACAGGAGAGCGCTCTCCGGTACAGCCGACCTGACGCCCGACCTGACGCCCCGTCAAGCCGCCCTGCGCGCAGCCGCATCGAGACGCACCGCGGGGCGGGCCCGTGTCACGGACCCGCCCCGCGGGGAACGGCGTTCGTCGGCG is from Streptomyces sp. NBC_00370 and encodes:
- a CDS encoding aldose epimerase family protein, whose product is MSRPSLASAPFGTAPSGAAVDRWTLDSGGGVRAEVLTYGGILHRLWVPDSSGVAACVVLNLPSVGDYAAHSPYFGALIGRYANRIDSGRFTLDGRAHQIPVNDRGHALHGGTDGFDRRIWTARPGTTDRGTHLPSVSVELSLHSPDGDMGFPGALDVTVTYTLDSSGTLAVDYTARTELPTVVSLTNHAYFNLAGAGIGTVLGHTLALDSDRYLPVTASGVPLGPAVATSGTPFDFAEPHPIGDEIAADDAQLHDAGGYDHCWILTPPAVPGELRRAARLAHPESGRRLEVWTTEPGIQVYTGNELDGSLAGSYAGETAKPYERHGAVCLETQHFPDSPNRPAYPTTVLRPDARYTSRTEFRFPSAAGTEQPAAHSRGQE
- a CDS encoding discoidin domain-containing protein, encoding MLLPATSAQAAAVPLSQGKTATASSVENGGTPAANAFDGDANTRWSSANSDPQWIQVDLGSAQAVSQVVLKWESAYGKAYQIQLSTDGSNWTTAYSTTTGAGGTETLNVSGTARYVRLYGTARATGYGYSLWEFQVFGGSGGSGGTCGTTNVAKGHTATASSIEGAGTPASGAFDGDAANTRWSSVNSDPQWIQVDLGSAQPVCQVVLTWESAYGKAYQIQLSTDGSNWTTAYSTTTGAGGTETLNVSGTARYVRLYGTARATGYGYSLWEFQVRTTGDGPTDPPTDPPTDPPTDPPGNWSTVWNDDFTGTAGSGPSNDWKVVTGTSYPGGAANWGTGEVETATNSPANVSLDGNGHLNLTAVKNGTSWTSGRIETQSTEYAAPAGGQLQVSATVKQPNPANGLGYWPSFRMMGAAYRGDTASWPKSGEIDILENVNARNQLGATLHCGTAPGGNCNEYNGMTSGLASCTGCQTGYHTYSTIIDRTVSDEQIRWYLDGRQIWQVNESQVGVSTWDAAIHHGFLLTFNLGIGGSYPDATCGCTTPSAATSSGGALSIDKVTVSKTTGNAPAPLTDPAVPTGGSTVKVTGSQGNWALTVNGQPYQVKGITWGPANNTAEAHIRELKSMGVNTLRTWGTDAGSKPLLDTAAAHGLKVVNGFWLNQGADYVKDTAYMDSTLDQIKQWVTTYKNHPGVLMWDVGNEVILTTQDHTYDGSTVEQERVAYAKYVERVTQAIHAIDPNHPVTSTDAWTGAWPYYKTYTPSLDLLAVNSYGSLCTVKGDWNSGGYNKPYIITEAGEPGEWEVPDDANGVPTEPTDIQKRDAYLTNWGCVTGHAGVALGATVFHYGTENDFGGVWYNTVPAGWKRLSFYSVAKDYGGSAAAAGANTPPVISDMSLSNTKTVPAGGTFDITAKATDPNGDLIRYQLLYCGKYVNNGTGFSQVDFKETADGKFTVTAPKTLGVWKVYVYAYDGHGNVGIETKSFNVVAPPVSGTNVALGKPTTASTFQADGDGAPYPASNATDGKWTTRWASAWADPQWVRVDLGGVTAIKHIQLGWEGAYGKAYQIQTSNDGDNWTTVYSTTTGSGGVEDFGVTGSGRYVRINITQRGTAYGDSLYEFGVYS
- a CDS encoding ABC transporter permease; protein product: MSTTALSPAAPAAATAPALRERLASQVQRRGALAVLVLVVVIASATSDTFPTWSNISGILGSNAFIWLLALGMTFVIITGGIDLSVGSMYALGGVLGAYGAHTGGTWLAILLPLAVGATWGLVQGLLIARAGMAPFIVTLAGLLGARGLLQAITDEGATTNLVPAGSAFRHLGQGVWTPVIIVAVLFGLGGLLLTRTRFGGVLTAMGGNENAAELMGLPVVRTKVLVYLLSGTLAAAAGALGSARLGSGVTTIGIGYELTAIAAVVIGGTLLTGGSGSVVGTVSGVLLLAVIHNLIDHYFSQYGSAFTDAVNGGFLAVVVLLQTLLSRTQQLA
- a CDS encoding ABC transporter permease; this encodes MTSTTWADRPSLDRARLLRLLQQYGVYAALAILFIVAVGLDSSFLSLSNVRIQLFQVAPTLLVALGMALVIGTEGIDLSVGATIALAASVVPLYVGYGLPMVLLVALLLGAASGAVSGAMVAIARIQPIVATLSLMIGVRGLAEIVNGNSAKSVIQPGLLTLGSDNVLGIPVMAWIAAGCALLTGLVVRRTTFGRQLVAIGDNRQASGLSGLPVRRVLISVYVISGVLSALAGVMIVGHGAEADPANQGLNMELNAITAVVVGGTALSGGRVRVLGTVAGALFMQLITAVLTQHNVHTSYTQIVEAVIICFAVYASQERGTR
- a CDS encoding LacI family DNA-binding transcriptional regulator, whose translation is MGVSLKDVALRAGVSVKTVSNVVNNFPHVTPATRERVQRVIDELGYRPNLTARHLRKGRTGIITLAVPELANPYFAELAGAVIDAAARHDQTVLLDHTAGRRDKEVLVSQGFRSHVIDGLILSPIRLEAQDLLARVAGPPMVLLGEREYDAPYDHIAIDNVAAARTAVRHLLDLGRRRIAFLGAQQESARQPAHLRLRGWREEIAASGGTPEQSMVVVTGGYDRRDGAAAMAALLDRGQRPDAVFAYNDLVALGALRVLAERGVRVPDDIAVVGFDDIEEGRYGAVSLTTVAPDKSTIAQLAVDCLVERIGGGAGSQSGAGGGQEPPSPRRIRPGYELVVRESTTVRRR